A single region of the Candidatus Binataceae bacterium genome encodes:
- a CDS encoding CbtB-domain containing protein, producing MTDIALTQVAPPVPVPAPIPVRELAPWLIFALFLMLAVYFVGVEEGATSIFPGMYVHEFVHDGRHLLGFPCH from the coding sequence ATGACTGACATCGCTCTCACGCAAGTTGCCCCACCTGTTCCAGTTCCGGCACCGATCCCGGTACGCGAGCTGGCGCCTTGGCTGATCTTCGCATTGTTCCTGATGCTGGCGGTTTATTTCGTCGGCGTCGAAGAGGGTGCGACATCGATCTTTCCGGGCATGTACGTGCATGAGTTCGTGCACGATGGACGGCACCTGCTAGGCTTCCCCTGCCACTGA
- a CDS encoding CbtA family protein, whose translation MVRTLLIRGMLVGVLAGLLAFGFGEVFGEPSIDSAIAFEDQTHQDQTHQDQTHHSMGMEPEMELVSREVQSTIGLFTGVVVYGAALGGLFALSFAYAYGRLGHLAPRGVSALLASLGFIALVLVPALTYPPNPPAVGEPDTIGHRTALYFAMMLISLIGVTVAVAFGRRLVDRAGLWNAVIVAGAAFVAIVVVAQFLLPTVNEVPEHFPAVVLWRFRVASLGMQVILWTTMGLVFGALTERSLTTRRA comes from the coding sequence ATGGTGAGGACGCTCTTGATCCGGGGCATGCTCGTGGGCGTGCTCGCAGGGCTGCTTGCCTTCGGTTTCGGCGAGGTGTTTGGAGAGCCGTCGATCGACAGCGCCATCGCCTTCGAGGACCAAACGCACCAGGACCAAACGCACCAGGACCAAACGCATCATTCCATGGGCATGGAGCCCGAGATGGAGCTGGTGAGCCGCGAGGTTCAGAGCACCATTGGGCTCTTCACGGGCGTCGTGGTTTACGGCGCAGCATTGGGCGGGCTTTTTGCCCTGTCATTCGCCTACGCTTACGGCCGCCTCGGCCATCTCGCGCCCCGCGGCGTTTCGGCGTTGCTGGCGAGCTTGGGGTTCATTGCGCTGGTGCTGGTGCCGGCGCTCACCTATCCGCCGAATCCTCCTGCAGTGGGCGAGCCCGACACGATCGGACATCGCACCGCGCTTTACTTCGCGATGATGTTGATCTCCCTGATCGGCGTCACCGTGGCCGTCGCGTTCGGGCGGAGGCTCGTCGACAGGGCCGGCCTGTGGAACGCCGTGATCGTCGCCGGCGCCGCGTTCGTGGCGATCGTCGTTGTCGCGCAGTTCCTCCTGCCGACCGTCAACGAAGTTCCCGAGCACTTTCCCGCGGTCGTGCTCTGGCGGTTCCGGGTCGCGTCGCTTGGGATGCAGGTCATCCTCTGGACAACGATGGGTCTGGTCTTCGGCGCGCTCACGGAGCGAAGTCTGACGACGCGCCGCGCCTAG